The Candidatus Aminicenantes bacterium genome window below encodes:
- a CDS encoding class I SAM-dependent methyltransferase, producing the protein MVLIKMNLKTSFDFGAVAGRYDEWYESYEGRRFDILEKKAVSRLLKRIPRAGTLLEIGSGTGWWSLFFAQAGLHVTGVDIAAEMVGIAQKKAVPGATFHQVDAHDLPFRDDCFDVSAAITSLEFAENPEIVIREMIRCTRFGGKLILGVLNAESPFNRARMHQPDSPYAAARFFSAEELLNLLRPLGRVRVIPCAYPFSLKWPPLVGKWLDLIQQRLGCHDGAFLAVGVKLCISRLN; encoded by the coding sequence ATGGTTTTGATTAAAATGAATTTGAAAACAAGCTTTGATTTCGGTGCGGTGGCGGGCCGATACGACGAATGGTACGAGAGTTATGAAGGCAGGCGCTTTGATATCCTCGAGAAAAAGGCCGTATCGCGTTTATTGAAACGCATTCCCCGCGCAGGGACTTTGCTGGAAATCGGTTCCGGTACCGGCTGGTGGAGCCTTTTTTTCGCCCAAGCGGGATTACACGTGACCGGAGTAGATATCGCGGCGGAGATGGTTGGCATTGCCCAAAAGAAAGCCGTTCCGGGGGCGACTTTTCACCAAGTCGATGCCCATGATCTTCCCTTCAGAGACGATTGCTTCGATGTTTCCGCGGCCATAACCTCACTGGAGTTTGCCGAAAACCCGGAAATTGTAATCAGAGAGATGATTCGTTGTACGCGATTCGGCGGCAAATTGATTCTAGGGGTATTAAACGCGGAATCACCATTCAACCGGGCACGTATGCATCAACCCGATTCGCCTTATGCGGCAGCGCGTTTCTTTTCTGCTGAAGAACTTCTCAATCTCCTGAGACCCCTGGGCCGGGTACGGGTAATTCCCTGTGCATATCCATTTTCTTTGAAATGGCCGCCGTTGGTCGGGAAGTGGCTGGACCTGATCCAGCAACGGCTCGGGTGTCACGATGGCGCCTTTCTGGCTGTGGGGGTGAAGCTGTGCATATCCAGGCTGAATTGA